The proteins below are encoded in one region of Acidobacteriota bacterium:
- a CDS encoding aminotransferase, producing the protein MRFKPFLLDAWLDQYEHDIEFNLAASTGPTWTVNEILGLADDEARHRFLNHKLVYGHPAGADSLREAIAEMQRVPLEAVQIVTGASEALVALMWLAAEPGANVIIPLPGFTTFSALPESLGLETRFYRVRRENGFRIDPDEIKRLADSKTKLILVNSPHSPTGATIADAEMEALHDFTAERGIQLVSDEVYHPIYHGRPTKSAARLPHATVISDLSKAFSIPGVRTGWMIEHDSRRRQQYWTARAYFSVSNSTTGEILSEIAIRKRDIVLGKAQQAATRNLKLLEGFMANHRDVLGWIPPQGGMTAFPWLLSGENDRRFCQAAAERGILLAPGDCFDTPSHFRLGFAAAGENFPKALDRLGEFVKSWSVNMATA; encoded by the coding sequence ATGCGATTCAAACCCTTTCTGCTCGATGCCTGGCTCGACCAGTACGAACACGACATAGAATTTAACCTCGCTGCGAGCACCGGACCGACGTGGACGGTAAACGAGATCCTCGGCCTTGCCGACGACGAAGCGCGCCACCGCTTCCTGAACCATAAGCTGGTCTACGGTCATCCTGCCGGCGCCGACAGCCTGCGTGAAGCCATCGCTGAAATGCAGCGTGTCCCGCTAGAGGCCGTGCAGATCGTGACCGGCGCCTCCGAGGCGCTCGTTGCCCTGATGTGGCTGGCCGCCGAGCCCGGCGCGAACGTAATCATCCCGCTGCCTGGATTCACTACGTTCTCGGCGCTCCCGGAATCTCTTGGCCTCGAAACTCGCTTCTATCGTGTGCGCCGCGAGAACGGCTTTCGTATCGATCCCGACGAGATCAAGCGGCTCGCCGACTCAAAGACCAAACTCATCCTGGTCAACAGCCCGCACAGTCCCACGGGCGCGACCATCGCTGACGCCGAGATGGAAGCTCTGCACGATTTCACCGCCGAGCGCGGAATCCAGTTGGTCAGTGACGAGGTCTATCATCCCATCTACCACGGAAGACCAACGAAATCGGCGGCGCGCCTGCCGCACGCCACCGTGATCTCCGACCTGTCAAAGGCATTCTCGATTCCGGGTGTGCGCACGGGATGGATGATCGAGCACGACTCCCGGCGACGCCAGCAATACTGGACTGCGCGCGCCTACTTCTCGGTCTCAAACTCCACCACTGGAGAAATTCTTTCGGAAATCGCGATCCGCAAACGTGACATCGTGCTCGGCAAGGCCCAGCAAGCCGCCACGCGAAATCTCAAGCTCCTCGAGGGCTTCATGGCGAACCATCGCGACGTACTCGGCTGGATTCCTCCGCAAGGCGGCATGACCGCATTCCCTTGGCTGCTAAGCGGAGAGAACGACCGTAGGTTCTGCCAGGCAGCCGCCGAACGTGGAATCCTGCTGGCTCCCGGCGATTGCTTCGATACCCCGTCGCACTTCCGCCTGGGCTTTGCCGCCGCCGGAGAAAATTTCCCCAAGGCGCTCGATCGCTTGGGAGAATTCGTAAAGAGCTGGTCAGTGAATATGGCCACCGCATGA
- a CDS encoding peptidase M1, with amino-acid sequence MRCRLLSCLLAILPVFSFCTTPSGIPRELAQERARLISDLHYRLQFTLVPHASTTAGHEDLTFRLQSAAPLLIDYREGTVHKLLINDRDTPIQAENGHILLPQEKLRGGENHIAFDFESPVAPAGKAITRYEDKDDGSEYLYTLFVPMDASMAFPCFDQPDLKGRFTLTLDIANNWIAVSNTSSKSWDRIPGNRTEIFSETEPISTYLFAFAAGPFRKVHETAGLPGVYVRNSQYERAVAEAPELQQITAEGMKFLGDYFAQPFPFPKYDLVLIPGFAYGGMEHAGATFLREESVLFRTAPTHSDLIGRDLLSLHELTHQWFGDFTTMRWFDDLWLKEGFAQYMAYRALDRLKPEEHVWQRFYLAMKPAAYAIDSTLGTTPIYQDIDNLQNAKSAYGAIVYSKAPGLLRQLAFIVGDEHFRGGLRIYLKEHQYGNAAWSDLVKALERASGRSLEEWARAWIRRRGMPQVDVFWSCKSGRIEHFSLSQHDVLNEGGVWPIATQILLSDHHAPPLRIRAELAGAKAEISEAIGKPCPALVFANEEDYAYGRFLLDRESRRIVENRIGNIANLFERTVLWGSLWDSVREVQMAPWDYLSLTRHFLPGEQDESLAQSLTARTVTALHRYVSSQTRAEFVASFETMAADRMQHAPDQGMRIIWFRFFRAVAETPSGRSGLKQLLSGSSQVPGVQLRPLDRWNMVTSLIALSDGDGEKVLLSEKERDHSGDGLKYAYVADAARPDGAAKKKYFDDYLHNANRPEDWVEQSLPAFNYWNQSELTSSYLNPALEALPQVKRERKIFFLLAWLGAFIGGQQSAAADAEVHDWLKTGSLDRDLRLKVLEVVDELDRTVRIRQRYP; translated from the coding sequence ATGCGCTGCCGTCTTCTGAGCTGCCTTCTGGCTATCCTGCCGGTTTTTTCTTTTTGTACGACCCCGAGCGGCATTCCTCGTGAGTTGGCGCAGGAGCGGGCGCGCCTCATCTCCGATCTGCATTACCGGCTGCAGTTCACACTCGTCCCGCACGCCTCCACGACTGCCGGACATGAGGACCTGACATTCCGATTACAGTCGGCTGCACCCCTGCTGATTGATTATCGCGAAGGTACGGTGCATAAGCTGCTGATCAATGACAGGGATACGCCGATACAGGCGGAGAACGGACACATTCTGCTGCCGCAAGAGAAGCTGCGAGGAGGCGAGAATCACATTGCATTCGATTTCGAGTCACCGGTTGCCCCTGCAGGCAAGGCGATCACTCGATACGAAGACAAGGATGATGGCAGCGAGTACCTCTACACGCTCTTTGTGCCGATGGATGCAAGCATGGCATTTCCTTGTTTCGACCAGCCGGATCTGAAGGGGCGGTTCACTCTAACCCTAGACATTGCAAACAACTGGATCGCTGTTTCGAATACTTCATCCAAAAGCTGGGATCGCATTCCCGGCAATCGGACAGAGATTTTTTCCGAAACCGAGCCGATCAGCACCTACCTCTTTGCCTTCGCCGCTGGTCCGTTCCGCAAAGTGCATGAGACAGCCGGATTGCCTGGCGTCTATGTGCGCAACTCGCAATATGAACGAGCGGTCGCTGAGGCTCCCGAGCTGCAACAGATCACCGCCGAGGGCATGAAATTCCTCGGCGACTACTTTGCTCAGCCCTTTCCTTTTCCCAAATACGATCTGGTGCTGATTCCGGGATTTGCGTATGGCGGCATGGAGCACGCGGGAGCGACGTTTCTCCGGGAAGAGTCTGTCTTGTTTCGCACGGCACCCACGCACAGTGATTTGATTGGCCGCGACCTGCTCAGCCTCCACGAGCTGACGCATCAATGGTTCGGCGACTTCACTACCATGCGTTGGTTCGACGATCTATGGTTGAAGGAGGGTTTCGCGCAGTATATGGCGTATCGCGCGCTCGATCGGCTCAAACCAGAGGAACACGTCTGGCAGCGCTTCTACCTGGCCATGAAGCCCGCGGCTTATGCTATCGATTCCACTCTCGGAACCACTCCGATCTACCAGGACATCGATAATTTGCAGAATGCAAAGTCCGCGTATGGAGCCATCGTGTATTCCAAAGCGCCGGGATTGCTGCGGCAACTCGCCTTCATCGTGGGCGATGAGCATTTCCGTGGCGGATTGCGGATCTATCTGAAAGAGCACCAGTATGGGAACGCCGCGTGGAGCGATCTGGTGAAGGCTCTGGAGAGGGCCTCGGGAAGATCGCTGGAGGAATGGGCGCGCGCCTGGATTCGCCGACGCGGCATGCCGCAGGTGGATGTTTTCTGGAGCTGTAAATCGGGACGAATTGAACATTTTTCTCTCAGCCAGCACGATGTGCTGAACGAGGGCGGTGTATGGCCGATCGCGACCCAGATTCTGCTGAGCGATCACCATGCTCCACCGTTACGCATTCGCGCAGAGCTCGCCGGGGCAAAGGCAGAGATTTCGGAGGCTATCGGCAAGCCTTGTCCTGCGCTCGTTTTCGCCAACGAGGAAGACTACGCATATGGGCGGTTTCTCCTTGATCGTGAGAGCCGACGAATCGTTGAAAACCGAATTGGGAATATCGCAAATCTGTTCGAGCGGACGGTCTTATGGGGATCGTTGTGGGATTCAGTGCGCGAAGTTCAAATGGCCCCCTGGGACTACCTGTCCCTGACTCGTCATTTTCTTCCCGGCGAGCAAGACGAATCTTTAGCCCAGTCGCTCACTGCCCGCACTGTTACTGCACTGCATCGCTATGTAAGTTCACAAACGCGTGCCGAATTCGTTGCAAGCTTCGAAACCATGGCCGCGGATCGAATGCAACACGCGCCGGACCAAGGAATGCGCATTATTTGGTTCCGATTCTTTCGAGCTGTGGCCGAAACTCCATCGGGCCGAAGCGGACTGAAGCAATTGCTCTCCGGGTCCAGCCAGGTTCCTGGTGTGCAACTTCGTCCTCTTGATCGCTGGAATATGGTGACTTCGTTGATCGCGCTCTCGGATGGTGACGGAGAAAAAGTCCTTTTGTCAGAAAAAGAGCGCGACCATTCAGGCGATGGCCTGAAGTACGCCTATGTTGCCGACGCCGCGCGTCCCGACGGGGCAGCTAAAAAGAAATATTTCGACGATTATCTGCACAATGCCAACCGCCCAGAGGATTGGGTTGAGCAAAGTTTGCCGGCATTCAACTACTGGAATCAATCCGAGCTGACGTCGTCGTACTTAAATCCCGCGCTCGAGGCTTTGCCGCAGGTGAAGCGGGAGCGCAAGATCTTCTTCCTGCTCGCCTGGCTCGGAGCATTCATCGGAGGACAGCAATCCGCCGCGGCCGATGCTGAAGTTCACGATTGGTTGAAGACGGGAAGCCTCGATCGTGATCTGCGGTTGAAGGTGCTTGAGGTAGTGGATGAGCTCGATCGCACCGTAAGGATTCGCCAGCGGTATCCGTAG
- a CDS encoding hydrolase — MGRVKGAGVDCAMFPLEVYREAGLIGHIEIPYYPPDWMLHRSEEIFLRIVQQHATERPAVAGRDLETGPAATRTPGAATAAFAGDPVAAGSALPGDFVIYRFGRCFAHGAIVLEWPTVIHAVNGKGVILSDGQREGILVGRAKRFFSLWE, encoded by the coding sequence ATGGGCCGCGTCAAAGGCGCCGGTGTTGACTGTGCGATGTTTCCTCTGGAGGTTTATCGCGAGGCCGGACTGATCGGCCACATTGAAATTCCGTACTATCCCCCGGACTGGATGCTGCACCGGTCTGAAGAAATTTTTCTCCGCATTGTTCAGCAGCATGCGACGGAACGGCCTGCGGTAGCGGGCCGCGACTTGGAAACAGGGCCCGCCGCTACTCGCACCCCAGGGGCCGCAACTGCGGCGTTCGCCGGGGACCCCGTCGCAGCGGGTTCTGCTTTGCCTGGCGATTTCGTCATTTATCGCTTCGGGCGGTGCTTTGCCCATGGTGCGATTGTTCTCGAGTGGCCCACGGTGATTCATGCGGTCAACGGCAAAGGTGTGATTCTCTCCGACGGCCAACGCGAAGGAATCCTGGTCGGAAGAGCGAAGAGGTTTTTCAGCTTATGGGAATGA
- a CDS encoding RNA polymerase subunit sigma-70, whose protein sequence is MNMLQAAAPAGAKTEAESPFADFDEVIRLYQQRVYRLVLAQTGEPDLAEELTQECFIRAFQKQKGFRGECQVFTWLARIAINLVRDHFRNRRFALWRKLIRFDASETEQNQAEQVPDPASTPEEHLLRRERLERVSQRVQRLTTPQREALLLSAVEGMSIEEISQATNRRPGTVKSHLHRAMMNMRTWREGE, encoded by the coding sequence ATGAATATGCTGCAAGCGGCGGCGCCGGCGGGGGCGAAGACGGAAGCGGAGTCGCCATTCGCCGATTTTGACGAGGTCATACGCTTGTACCAGCAGAGGGTGTACCGCCTTGTGCTGGCGCAGACGGGGGAGCCTGACTTGGCGGAAGAGCTTACGCAGGAATGCTTTATCCGCGCTTTCCAGAAGCAGAAGGGCTTTCGCGGCGAGTGTCAGGTATTCACCTGGCTGGCGCGGATTGCGATCAACCTCGTCCGCGATCATTTTCGCAATCGCCGCTTTGCGCTATGGCGCAAGCTGATTCGCTTTGATGCTTCTGAGACGGAGCAGAACCAGGCCGAACAGGTGCCGGATCCGGCTTCGACGCCAGAGGAGCATCTGCTTCGGCGCGAACGCCTGGAGCGCGTATCGCAGCGCGTTCAGCGACTCACTACGCCGCAACGCGAGGCACTGTTGCTAAGTGCCGTAGAAGGAATGTCCATCGAAGAAATCTCCCAGGCCACGAACCGCCGACCTGGGACAGTGAAGTCCCACTTGCACCGCGCGATGATGAATATGCGCACTTGGCGGGAAGGAGAATAG